Proteins from a single region of Sandaracinaceae bacterium:
- a CDS encoding SDR family oxidoreductase — protein MTKNNSCPIAIVGVSSLMPGSISADGFWRDILSGKDLITDVPASHWLIEDYYDPDPSKPDKTYAKRGAFLPDVDFDPMAWGVPPNIVPATDTNQLLALIVAKQVLEDAARGQFQDMDREKMSIMLGVTSAQELLGSMVSRLQRPVWVKALREAGLPESKVDDVCARISAEYTPWQESTFPGVLGNVVAGRIANRLDLHGTNCVTDAACASTFSALSMAVNELRLGDSDLAIAGGADTMNDIFMYMCFSKTPALSPSGDCRPFSDQADGTMLGEGIAMVALKRLSDAERDGDRVYAVITGVGTSSDGRSKSVYAPVPEGQARALRRAYELAGYGPETVELVEAHGTGTKAGDAAEFGGLDIVWNESGREDRQWCALGSVKSQIGHTKAAAGAAGLVKAVLALHHKVLPPTTKVDAPNPKLKLEESAFYLPTKARPWVRGSDHPRRASVSSFGFGGSNFHVAMEEYTGPSARQDRTRAFGSELVVVTGASAADVAAKCRALAAEVAACTDPGLLPFLAQASQQAFDAAQAASGARVAVVAKSEADLAAKLTKAADLADKGAPADLPGGVSFGVGAHQGDVAFLFPGQGSQYIEMGREQALAFDEVRSAWDTAASLSLANEALHHVVFPRTQFTADEQQAAAAKLTATEWAQPAIGTHSLGLLRLLRALGVTPAAVGGHSFGEVMALAAAGAISDEDALRVARKRGELMRDAAQTPGSMLAVTATVEVLREKLAAYGEDVVVANHNAPEQVVLSGPTAAVDAVEAKLKADGLRATRLSVATAFHSKVVSASTVPFKAFLADVAFGAPSVPVYANSEAAPYPAEAGAARAILGQQIAEPVRFVEQVRAMHAAGCRTFVEVGPGSVLTGLVGRILGDVPHAAFALDRKGKDGEEALFVGLAKLVAAGVSLSLAPLSLGLRVSEDPRARTKPKMALKLNGSNYDKPYPPPGGAAALPKPNPEVALVVSRPAPVAAVPAAARPAPSVTTPSVTPAVSTQAPVRAAAPAPAPAPAQPAPVVAAPAPVVSAPAPVVAAPAALPASPAQPVFAPAAPNTDWLAAYAAIQQQTAEAHAAFATAMSQSHAAFLQSAQSSVFGMTTLASVPVAASVAPAMHVTPATPVAYAPATVPTAVPAPTPAPTVVAAPAPAHVPPAAPAPVAAQPAAPVVAAPTPVAKPAAPAPSAPVAAPTAPAAAKAPAKTGPNLHALMLQVVADKTGYPEEMLGLEMDLEADLGVDSIKRVEILSTMREREPGLPDVDAGEMAKLRTLGEIVAYMGATLPAAGAPAAASAPSPVAAVAAAAPGRDLQALMLQVVADKTGYPTEMLGLEMDLEADLGVDSIKRVEILSTMREREPGLPDVDAGEMAKLRTLGEIVAYMGASLPVAPAAATPVAAAPTAPAAPGRDLHALMLQVVAEKTGYPTEMLGLEMDLEADLGVDSIKRVEILSTMREREPGLPDVDAGEMAKLRTLGEIVAYMNGGNTSGPSAAPTAAPTAPTPTASTASQVGRFPLRLVSAPALGFALPGLHRVQSLAITSDGTGLAEALAASLGAQGVRAHAVADVSALGPDVDGVVFLGGLADVTDIDAALRVQREAFLAAKQLAPRANQGPVVFVTVQDTGGDFGLAGSTRAWLGGLPGLVKTAALEWPQVGARAIDVDRGDLDVPQLASLLSDELLSGGLELEVALSPAGSERRRTLESYREELARDADPAPRLGPTDVVLASGGARGVTARTLVALAQKTCARFVLLGRSPLDPEPACVHGLTADAELKRALLGDAKARGEAITPQALGQRVSAIRGAREVQQTLADIEAAGGLARYVPVDVLDEAGIAQALEAVRADWGPVTAVVHGAGLLADKRIEDKTVEQFERVFRTKVDGLRVLLSATRRDPLKALVMFSSVAGRCGNQGQCDYAMANETLNKVAALEKLRRGDALSVKSLNWGPWEGGMVTPELKAHFDALGVPLIPLEVGAAMLVDELRLSTPTDNVEIVLGGQPRPESLLEPGSSEQDRVFDLRVHRSTHAYLDHHRVKGNAVVPVVLVLEWFARAARAVCPELVFAGCRDVKVLKGITLPGFDGPGDRFEVHARKLSNGAGALYALELRSALGTRHYSATAVLEPQRPTPTPLKAPPQGLGPIRASVYSEDGSGVLFHGEDFRVVRDVQVGTDGLSASLVGTHEKAWRPDAWQTDPALLDGGLQLALLWTEHALGRASLPTGLGALHVYKPGAPAGELRATLHARSATDARAVTDVSFVDAGGELVASLEGVETHVLP, from the coding sequence ATGACCAAGAACAACTCGTGTCCCATCGCGATCGTCGGCGTCAGCTCGCTGATGCCCGGTTCCATCAGCGCCGACGGCTTCTGGCGTGACATCCTCTCGGGGAAGGACCTCATCACCGACGTGCCCGCGTCGCACTGGCTGATCGAGGACTACTACGATCCCGACCCCAGCAAGCCGGACAAGACCTACGCCAAGCGCGGCGCGTTCCTCCCGGACGTCGACTTCGACCCGATGGCGTGGGGTGTGCCGCCCAACATCGTGCCGGCCACGGACACCAACCAGCTGCTGGCGCTCATCGTGGCCAAGCAGGTGCTGGAGGATGCCGCCCGCGGGCAGTTCCAGGACATGGACCGCGAGAAGATGAGCATCATGCTCGGCGTCACCTCGGCGCAGGAGCTGCTCGGCTCGATGGTCAGCCGCTTGCAGCGGCCTGTGTGGGTCAAGGCGCTGCGCGAGGCGGGCCTGCCCGAGAGCAAGGTCGACGACGTGTGCGCGCGCATCTCGGCGGAGTACACGCCGTGGCAGGAGAGCACCTTCCCGGGCGTGTTGGGCAACGTCGTGGCGGGGCGCATCGCGAACCGCTTGGACCTGCACGGCACCAACTGCGTCACCGACGCGGCCTGCGCCAGCACGTTCTCGGCGCTCTCGATGGCGGTCAACGAGCTGCGCCTCGGCGACAGCGACCTCGCCATCGCGGGCGGCGCCGACACGATGAACGACATCTTCATGTACATGTGCTTCAGCAAGACCCCCGCGCTGAGCCCGTCGGGAGACTGTCGCCCGTTCTCGGACCAGGCCGACGGCACCATGCTGGGCGAGGGCATCGCGATGGTGGCGCTCAAGCGCCTGTCCGACGCCGAGCGTGATGGCGACCGCGTGTACGCCGTGATCACGGGCGTGGGCACGTCCAGCGACGGCCGCAGCAAGAGCGTCTACGCGCCCGTCCCCGAGGGGCAGGCCCGCGCGCTGCGTCGCGCGTACGAGCTGGCGGGCTACGGCCCCGAGACAGTCGAGCTGGTGGAGGCGCACGGCACGGGCACCAAGGCGGGTGACGCGGCCGAGTTCGGCGGCCTCGACATCGTCTGGAACGAGTCGGGCCGCGAGGACCGGCAGTGGTGCGCGCTCGGCTCGGTGAAGTCGCAGATCGGTCACACCAAGGCGGCGGCGGGCGCGGCGGGGCTGGTCAAGGCCGTGCTGGCGCTGCACCACAAGGTGCTGCCCCCCACCACCAAGGTGGACGCGCCCAACCCCAAGCTGAAGCTCGAGGAGAGCGCCTTCTACCTGCCCACCAAGGCGCGGCCCTGGGTGCGCGGCAGCGACCACCCGCGGCGCGCGTCGGTCAGCTCCTTCGGCTTCGGCGGTAGCAACTTCCACGTTGCGATGGAGGAGTACACCGGGCCCAGCGCGCGTCAGGATCGCACGCGCGCGTTCGGGAGCGAGCTGGTGGTCGTGACGGGCGCGAGCGCAGCCGACGTGGCCGCGAAGTGCCGCGCGCTCGCGGCCGAGGTCGCGGCGTGCACGGACCCCGGGCTGTTGCCGTTCTTGGCGCAGGCGTCGCAGCAGGCGTTCGACGCCGCGCAGGCGGCCAGCGGCGCGCGCGTCGCGGTCGTGGCCAAGAGCGAGGCAGACCTCGCCGCCAAGCTCACCAAGGCCGCGGACCTGGCCGACAAGGGCGCGCCAGCGGACCTGCCGGGCGGCGTGTCGTTCGGCGTCGGGGCGCATCAGGGTGACGTCGCGTTCTTGTTCCCCGGTCAGGGCAGCCAGTACATCGAGATGGGCCGCGAGCAGGCCCTCGCGTTCGACGAGGTACGCAGTGCGTGGGACACCGCCGCGTCGCTCTCGCTGGCGAACGAGGCGCTGCACCACGTGGTCTTCCCGCGCACGCAGTTCACGGCGGACGAGCAACAGGCTGCGGCCGCAAAGCTGACCGCCACCGAGTGGGCCCAGCCCGCGATCGGCACGCACAGCCTGGGTCTCCTGCGCCTGCTCCGTGCGCTCGGCGTGACGCCCGCGGCGGTGGGCGGCCACAGCTTCGGTGAGGTCATGGCGCTGGCGGCGGCCGGGGCCATCTCCGACGAGGACGCGCTGCGCGTCGCCCGCAAGCGTGGCGAGCTCATGCGTGACGCGGCGCAGACGCCGGGGTCCATGCTGGCTGTCACGGCGACGGTCGAGGTGCTGCGCGAGAAGCTCGCCGCGTACGGCGAAGACGTCGTCGTGGCCAACCACAACGCGCCCGAGCAGGTGGTGCTCTCCGGTCCGACGGCCGCGGTGGACGCGGTCGAGGCGAAGCTCAAGGCGGACGGACTGCGCGCCACGCGTCTGAGCGTCGCCACGGCCTTCCACAGCAAGGTCGTGTCGGCCTCCACCGTGCCGTTCAAGGCGTTCCTCGCGGACGTGGCGTTCGGTGCGCCAAGCGTTCCCGTGTACGCCAACTCCGAGGCCGCCCCCTACCCCGCCGAGGCGGGCGCCGCGCGCGCCATCCTCGGGCAGCAGATCGCGGAGCCCGTGCGCTTCGTCGAGCAGGTGCGCGCCATGCACGCCGCGGGCTGCCGCACCTTCGTCGAGGTCGGCCCGGGCTCGGTGTTGACCGGCCTCGTGGGCCGCATCCTCGGCGACGTGCCGCACGCCGCGTTCGCGCTGGACCGCAAGGGCAAGGACGGCGAAGAGGCGCTCTTCGTGGGCCTCGCGAAGCTCGTCGCGGCGGGCGTGTCGCTGTCGCTCGCACCGCTGTCCCTGGGCCTGCGTGTCAGCGAGGACCCGCGTGCGCGCACCAAGCCCAAGATGGCGCTCAAGCTCAACGGCTCGAACTACGACAAGCCGTACCCGCCCCCGGGCGGCGCAGCGGCGCTGCCCAAGCCCAACCCCGAGGTCGCGCTCGTGGTGAGCCGCCCAGCGCCCGTCGCGGCGGTCCCTGCGGCCGCGCGCCCAGCTCCCAGCGTGACGACGCCCAGCGTGACGCCCGCCGTGAGCACCCAGGCGCCAGTGCGCGCGGCTGCGCCCGCTCCAGCCCCGGCACCTGCCCAGCCGGCTCCCGTCGTCGCCGCGCCGGCTCCCGTCGTCTCCGCGCCGGCGCCCGTCGTCGCCGCGCCCGCGGCCCTGCCCGCGAGCCCCGCACAGCCGGTGTTCGCGCCCGCTGCACCGAACACGGATTGGCTCGCCGCCTACGCGGCCATCCAGCAGCAGACCGCCGAGGCGCACGCCGCGTTCGCGACGGCCATGTCGCAGTCGCACGCGGCGTTCCTCCAGTCGGCGCAGAGCTCCGTGTTCGGGATGACCACGCTGGCCAGCGTGCCCGTCGCTGCCTCCGTCGCGCCGGCGATGCACGTGACGCCTGCGACGCCCGTTGCTTACGCGCCTGCGACCGTGCCCACGGCGGTGCCCGCCCCCACGCCTGCGCCCACTGTGGTTGCAGCGCCCGCCCCGGCGCACGTACCCCCGGCGGCTCCTGCGCCCGTCGCGGCCCAACCCGCGGCACCCGTCGTCGCCGCGCCCACCCCCGTGGCGAAGCCGGCAGCTCCGGCGCCCAGCGCGCCCGTTGCGGCCCCGACCGCGCCGGCGGCCGCCAAGGCCCCGGCCAAGACGGGTCCCAATCTGCACGCCCTCATGCTGCAGGTGGTCGCGGACAAGACTGGGTACCCCGAAGAGATGCTGGGGCTCGAGATGGATCTCGAGGCCGATCTCGGTGTCGACTCGATCAAGCGGGTCGAGATCCTCAGCACCATGCGCGAGCGTGAGCCGGGTCTGCCGGACGTGGACGCCGGCGAGATGGCGAAGCTGCGTACGCTGGGCGAGATCGTCGCGTACATGGGCGCAACGCTCCCGGCCGCCGGCGCGCCAGCGGCAGCCTCCGCGCCGTCCCCGGTGGCTGCGGTTGCGGCTGCAGCGCCCGGCCGCGACTTGCAGGCGTTGATGCTGCAGGTGGTGGCGGACAAGACGGGCTACCCAACGGAGATGTTGGGGCTCGAGATGGACCTCGAAGCGGACCTCGGGGTGGACTCGATCAAGCGGGTCGAGATCCTGAGCACGATGCGCGAGCGTGAGCCGGGTCTGCCCGACGTGGACGCCGGTGAGATGGCGAAGCTGCGCACGCTGGGCGAGATCGTCGCGTACATGGGCGCCAGCCTGCCTGTTGCGCCGGCTGCTGCGACGCCTGTGGCGGCCGCGCCGACCGCGCCTGCGGCTCCGGGTCGCGACCTGCACGCGCTGATGCTGCAGGTGGTGGCGGAGAAGACGGGCTACCCGACGGAGATGCTCGGGCTCGAGATGGATCTCGAGGCGGACCTGGGCGTCGACTCGATCAAGCGGGTCGAGATCCTGAGCACCATGCGCGAGCGCGAGCCCGGCCTGCCCGACGTGGACGCGGGCGAGATGGCGAAGCTGCGCACGCTGGGCGAGATCGTCGCGTACATGAACGGCGGAAACACCAGCGGCCCCAGCGCGGCCCCGACCGCAGCGCCCACGGCGCCGACCCCCACGGCGTCGACGGCGTCCCAGGTGGGTCGCTTTCCGCTCCGCCTGGTGAGCGCGCCGGCCCTCGGCTTCGCGCTTCCGGGGCTCCATCGCGTGCAGTCGCTCGCCATCACCTCCGATGGAACGGGTCTCGCCGAGGCCCTCGCGGCGTCGCTCGGCGCGCAAGGGGTCCGCGCTCATGCGGTGGCTGACGTGAGCGCCCTCGGACCGGACGTGGACGGTGTGGTGTTCCTCGGCGGGCTCGCGGACGTGACCGACATCGACGCCGCGCTCCGTGTGCAGCGCGAGGCGTTCCTGGCGGCCAAGCAGCTCGCGCCCCGCGCCAACCAGGGGCCGGTCGTGTTCGTGACCGTCCAGGACACGGGCGGCGACTTTGGCCTCGCGGGCTCGACCCGCGCCTGGCTCGGGGGCCTGCCCGGCCTCGTGAAGACGGCCGCGCTCGAGTGGCCGCAGGTCGGCGCCCGCGCGATCGACGTGGACCGGGGCGACCTCGACGTGCCCCAGCTCGCGTCGCTCCTGAGCGACGAGCTGCTGAGCGGTGGCCTCGAGTTGGAGGTGGCGCTCAGCCCCGCCGGCAGCGAGCGTCGTCGCACGCTCGAGAGCTACCGCGAGGAACTCGCGCGCGACGCCGACCCCGCACCGCGTCTCGGGCCCACCGACGTGGTGCTCGCGTCGGGCGGCGCACGCGGCGTCACGGCACGCACGCTGGTCGCGCTGGCGCAGAAGACCTGCGCGCGCTTCGTGCTGCTCGGGCGCAGTCCCCTCGACCCCGAGCCCGCCTGCGTGCACGGCCTCACGGCCGACGCAGAGCTCAAGCGCGCCCTGCTCGGCGACGCGAAGGCGCGCGGTGAGGCCATCACCCCCCAGGCGCTCGGCCAGCGCGTGTCCGCCATCCGCGGCGCGCGCGAGGTGCAGCAGACCCTGGCCGACATCGAGGCCGCCGGCGGCCTTGCCCGCTACGTCCCGGTCGACGTCCTGGACGAGGCCGGCATCGCCCAGGCCCTCGAGGCCGTTCGCGCCGACTGGGGCCCCGTCACGGCGGTCGTCCACGGCGCGGGTCTGCTCGCCGACAAGCGCATCGAAGACAAGACGGTCGAGCAGTTCGAGCGTGTCTTCCGCACCAAGGTGGACGGCCTGCGCGTGCTCCTGAGCGCCACCCGCCGCGACCCGCTCAAGGCGCTCGTGATGTTCTCGTCGGTGGCCGGCCGCTGCGGCAACCAGGGGCAGTGCGACTACGCCATGGCCAACGAGACGCTCAACAAGGTGGCCGCGCTCGAGAAGCTCCGCCGCGGCGACGCGCTGAGCGTGAAGTCGCTCAACTGGGGCCCGTGGGAGGGCGGCATGGTCACGCCCGAGCTCAAGGCCCACTTCGACGCGCTCGGCGTGCCGCTCATCCCGCTCGAGGTCGGTGCCGCCATGCTGGTGGACGAGCTGCGCCTCAGCACCCCCACCGACAACGTCGAGATCGTCCTCGGCGGTCAGCCGCGGCCCGAGTCGCTGCTCGAGCCGGGTAGCTCCGAGCAGGATCGCGTGTTCGACCTGCGGGTCCACCGCTCGACCCACGCCTACCTCGACCACCACCGCGTGAAGGGCAACGCGGTGGTCCCCGTGGTGCTCGTGCTGGAGTGGTTCGCGCGGGCTGCGCGTGCGGTCTGTCCAGAGCTCGTGTTCGCGGGTTGCCGCGACGTGAAGGTGCTGAAGGGCATCACGCTGCCGGGCTTCGACGGCCCGGGCGACCGCTTCGAGGTGCACGCGCGCAAGCTCAGCAACGGCGCGGGTGCGCTCTACGCGCTCGAGCTGCGCTCGGCTTTGGGGACGCGCCACTACAGCGCCACGGCGGTGCTTGAGCCGCAGCGCCCCACGCCCACGCCGCTCAAGGCGCCCCCGCAGGGTCTCGGCCCCATCCGCGCCAGCGTCTACTCGGAGGACGGCAGCGGCGTGCTCTTCCACGGCGAGGACTTCCGCGTGGTGCGCGACGTCCAGGTCGGCACCGACGGTCTCTCCGCGTCCCTCGTGGGCACGCACGAGAAGGCCTGGCGCCCCGACGCGTGGCAGACCGACCCGGCGCTGCTCGACGGCGGCCTGCAGCTCGCGCTGCTGTGGACGGAGCACGCCCTCGGGCGTGCCTCGCTCCCGACCGGCCTCGGCGCGCTCCACGTCTACAAGCCCGGCGCCCCCGCGGGTGAGCTGCGGGCCACGCTGCACGCGCGCTCGGCGACGGACGCCCGCGCGGTGACCGACGTCTCGTTCGTCGACGCGGGGGGCGAGCTGGTCGCCTCCCTCGAGGGCGTCGAGACGCACGTGCTCCCCTGA